TCCCCGTGGATCTCCCCCTCGAGGATCAGGTGCAGCGCATGTACGACGCGCACCTCGTCGACTGCAACGACCGAGCGGCCAAATGGTACGGGTTCGAGAGGCGCGAGCAGGTGCTCGGACGCCACCTCACGGAGCTGCTCGGGCGCACGGAGGTGCAGGCCACGATCTTCCGCGCCTACCTCGCTGGCGGCTACCACGTGCGGGACGGAATCAACCACGTGCCCCAGCCCGACGGGTCCACGAAAGTCTTCCTCAATCAGGCGTTCGGCGTGGTCGAAGACGGGCTGCACCTTCGCACCTGGGGCTCGGCGCGGGACGTGACGGAGACCCAGCGCCTCGAGCGCGAGGTGCGACAGGCCCAGAAGCTCGAGGCCGTCGGGCGTCTCGCGGGGGGGATCGCTCACGACTTCAACAACCTGCTCACGGCGATGATGGGCGCGCTCGAGATCGCCAAGAGGTCCGACGCGGAGCGCGCGGCGCAGCTGATCGACGACGCGCTCGCGACGGCGGTGCGCGCCTCGACCCTCACGCGACGCTTGCTCACCCTGGGCCGGCGCGAGCCCCAGAGCGCGCGAGCGCTCGATCTCGCGGCCGTCGTCGACGAGATCCACCCCGCGCTCATCCAGCTCGCGGGCCGACGCGTGCGGCTGGTGACCGACGTGCAGGCCCCGCGCCCGGTCGTCCGCATGGACCCCATCGAGGTCGAGCAGGTGCTCGCCAACCTCATCGTGAACGCGCGCGACGCGATCCAGTCGGAGGGCACGGTCAGGCTCCAGATCACGGCGGA
This window of the Sandaracinaceae bacterium genome carries:
- a CDS encoding ATP-binding protein, whose translation is MGDGSEDQPRALEAEIARLRSLLEHTSDAIFCFEYVTPIPVDLPLEDQVQRMYDAHLVDCNDRAAKWYGFERREQVLGRHLTELLGRTEVQATIFRAYLAGGYHVRDGINHVPQPDGSTKVFLNQAFGVVEDGLHLRTWGSARDVTETQRLEREVRQAQKLEAVGRLAGGIAHDFNNLLTAMMGALEIAKRSDAERAAQLIDDALATAVRASTLTRRLLTLGRREPQSARALDLAAVVDEIHPALIQLAGRRVRLVTDVQAPRPVVRMDPIEVEQVLANLIVNARDAIQSEGTVRLQITADEDTVRLEVRDDGAGIPEDILPRIFEPFFTTKDADRGSGLGLSTSLRIVKAAGGRIEVSSRPGEETAFTVVLPRSNETPAAVVATKQGPALGGEERVLLVEDEPVVRGIFEHALREAGYDVVAVSNARLARAAFREEPTDVLVTALELPGLDGAELAQQLRVDAPALPVLIVTGHGAAEVERARELGTVVRKPCSPHALLGRIRETLDATR